A genome region from Microcella alkaliphila includes the following:
- a CDS encoding metal ABC transporter ATP-binding protein: MSATASIRLDSVTVRYGAVTALDDVTLAVAPAAVTALVGMNGAGKSTLFGAITGRLRPRRGRVEVLGGAPDAARRAGRVAVMPQSDGVDPDFPLTVADVIAQGRYGRLGVTRRLRAADRDAVADALARVQLSDLTDRPIGALSGGQRRRVFVARALAQQADVLLLDEPYAGVDVVSERLIADVLADLAAAGATVLVSTHDLATLPDRADRVVLLARRLVADGPPGEVLAPEVLARAFGLPRDTDSPRDADAARPAESGEARA; encoded by the coding sequence GTGAGCGCGACCGCGAGCATCCGCCTCGACTCGGTGACCGTGCGCTACGGCGCGGTCACCGCCCTCGACGACGTCACGCTCGCCGTCGCCCCGGCGGCGGTCACCGCGCTCGTCGGGATGAACGGGGCCGGCAAATCGACCCTCTTCGGCGCGATCACGGGTCGCCTCCGCCCCCGCCGCGGCCGGGTCGAGGTGCTAGGCGGCGCCCCCGACGCCGCGCGCCGCGCCGGCCGGGTCGCCGTCATGCCGCAGTCAGACGGGGTCGACCCCGACTTCCCCCTCACCGTCGCCGACGTCATCGCGCAGGGGCGATACGGGCGGCTCGGCGTGACCCGCCGGCTGCGCGCGGCTGATCGCGACGCCGTCGCCGACGCCCTCGCGCGCGTGCAGCTGAGCGACCTCACCGACCGGCCCATCGGCGCGCTGTCGGGCGGTCAGCGCCGCCGCGTTTTCGTCGCCCGGGCGCTGGCGCAGCAGGCCGACGTGTTGCTGCTCGACGAGCCCTACGCGGGCGTCGACGTCGTCAGCGAGCGGCTCATCGCCGACGTGCTGGCCGACCTCGCCGCGGCCGGCGCCACCGTGCTCGTCTCGACCCACGACCTCGCCACGCTGCCGGACCGGGCCGACCGGGTTGTGCTGCTCGCCCGACGCCTCGTCGCCGACGGGCCGCCCGGAGAGGTGCTCGCCCCCGAGGTGCTCGCCCGCGCATTCGGGCTGCCGCGCGACACCGACTCGCCGCGCGACGCCGACGCCGCCCGGCCGGCCGAATCCGGGGAGGCCCGCGCATGA
- the upp gene encoding uracil phosphoribosyltransferase yields MRVHVADHPLITHKLTVLRDARTPSPTFRALTSELVTLLAYEATRQVRTHEVTIQTPVAETVGLAISEPRPLIVPILRAGLGMLEGMTALMPSAEVGFLGMVRNEETLEPSVYAERLPDDLSNRQCFVLDPMLATGGSLLSAIQYLFDRGAVDVTAVCILGAPEGVSAVEKAVEGRDVTLVLGALDERLNEHGYIVPGLGDAGDRLYGTAG; encoded by the coding sequence ATGCGAGTGCACGTAGCGGACCACCCTCTCATCACCCACAAGCTGACGGTCCTGCGTGACGCACGCACGCCCTCGCCGACGTTCCGCGCGCTGACGAGCGAGCTCGTGACACTGCTCGCGTACGAGGCAACCCGCCAGGTGCGCACGCACGAGGTCACCATTCAGACCCCGGTGGCCGAGACCGTCGGGCTTGCGATCAGCGAGCCGCGGCCGCTCATCGTGCCGATCCTGCGCGCGGGCCTCGGCATGCTCGAGGGCATGACGGCGCTCATGCCGAGCGCCGAGGTCGGCTTCCTCGGCATGGTGCGCAATGAGGAGACCCTCGAGCCGAGCGTGTATGCCGAGCGCCTTCCCGACGACCTGTCGAACCGGCAGTGCTTCGTGCTCGACCCGATGCTCGCGACGGGCGGTTCACTGCTGTCGGCGATCCAGTACCTGTTCGACCGGGGCGCGGTCGACGTCACCGCGGTGTGCATCTTGGGGGCCCCCGAGGGCGTTTCCGCCGTCGAGAAGGCGGTCGAGGGCCGCGATGTCACGCTCGTACTCGGCGCGCTCGACGAGCGCCTCAACGAGCACGGCTACATCGTGCCGGGCCTCGGCGACGCCGGCGACCGGCTGTACGGCACGGCCGGCTGA
- a CDS encoding cryptochrome/photolyase family protein: protein MAADTSPTIVWLRDDLRVADNPALNAAVERGGDVVVLYVLDDESPEVRPIGAASRWWLHHSLSALAAELEALGASLTLRRGPAEKVVRAVVDEVGAGAVHWNRRYGKAREVDARLKTALKDRDIEAVSHAASLLFEPWTVQTGSGGPYGVFTPFWKACLARDEPRAPLEAPASIPGRAVEGDDLDSWELLPTAPDWAGGMRNEWTPGSTGGRERLEQLAEERLAEYHRRDEPGLDVTSQLSPHLRFGEVSPYQVWHRLRDGLSGLAAKNHAKFLSELGWREFSYHLLFHNPDLATVNYRREFDAYPWNDPHDAGLARWQKGRTGIPIVDAGMRQLWHIGWMHNRVRMITASFLTKNLQIDWRVGEEWFWDTLVDADEASNAASWQWVAGSGADAAPYFRIFNPVLQAQKFDPRNEYVARWVPEKGTDDYPEPMVDLKESRQAALDGYEAVKAAKNRA, encoded by the coding sequence ATGGCCGCTGACACCTCCCCGACCATCGTCTGGTTGCGCGACGACCTACGCGTCGCCGACAACCCCGCACTGAACGCCGCCGTCGAGCGCGGCGGCGACGTCGTCGTGCTCTACGTGCTCGACGACGAGAGCCCCGAGGTGCGGCCGATCGGCGCGGCCAGCCGCTGGTGGCTGCACCACAGCCTCAGCGCGCTCGCCGCCGAGCTCGAGGCGCTCGGCGCGAGCCTCACCCTCCGCCGCGGCCCGGCCGAGAAGGTCGTCAGGGCCGTCGTCGACGAGGTCGGCGCGGGCGCCGTGCACTGGAACCGCCGCTACGGAAAAGCGCGCGAGGTGGATGCTCGCCTCAAGACCGCGCTCAAAGATCGCGACATCGAGGCCGTCAGTCACGCCGCCAGCCTGCTGTTCGAGCCGTGGACGGTGCAGACCGGCTCGGGCGGCCCCTACGGCGTCTTCACCCCGTTCTGGAAGGCGTGCCTGGCGCGCGATGAGCCGCGGGCTCCCCTGGAGGCGCCCGCGAGCATCCCGGGTCGCGCGGTCGAAGGCGACGACCTCGACAGCTGGGAGCTCTTGCCAACAGCGCCCGACTGGGCGGGCGGCATGCGCAACGAGTGGACCCCCGGTTCGACGGGCGGCCGCGAGCGACTCGAGCAACTTGCAGAGGAACGCCTCGCCGAGTACCACCGGCGTGACGAGCCCGGCCTCGACGTGACCAGCCAGCTGAGCCCGCACCTGCGCTTCGGTGAGGTCAGCCCGTACCAGGTGTGGCATCGGCTGCGCGATGGCCTGTCGGGGCTTGCGGCGAAGAATCACGCAAAGTTTCTCAGCGAGCTGGGCTGGCGCGAGTTCTCGTACCACCTGCTGTTTCACAACCCCGACCTCGCCACCGTCAACTACCGTCGCGAGTTCGACGCCTACCCGTGGAACGACCCCCATGACGCCGGCCTGGCGCGCTGGCAAAAGGGCCGCACGGGTATCCCGATCGTCGACGCCGGCATGCGCCAGCTCTGGCACATCGGCTGGATGCACAACCGCGTTCGCATGATCACCGCCAGCTTCCTGACGAAGAACCTCCAGATCGACTGGCGGGTCGGCGAGGAATGGTTCTGGGACACACTCGTCGACGCTGACGAGGCGTCGAACGCGGCGTCCTGGCAGTGGGTCGCCGGCTCTGGCGCCGATGCGGCGCCGTACTTTCGGATCTTCAACCCGGTGCTGCAGGCGCAGAAGTTTGACCCGCGCAACGAGTACGTGGCTCGCTGGGTGCCCGAGAAGGGGACAGACGACTACCCCGAGCCGATGGTCGACCTGAAAGAGTCGCGGCAGGCCGCGCTCGACGGGTACGAGGCCGTCAAGGCGGCCAAGAATCGGGCGTAG
- the proC gene encoding pyrroline-5-carboxylate reductase: MSAPGSLPPIAIIGTGSMGGAILAGLRAGAPDVRVRVTTRSEASAAALRADGVEARAVEHDSDANAWAVSGAGVVVLGVKPAQIVAVLGELAPTLDPAALVVSVAAGITTTAMEAAAPNPVVRAMPNTPSLVGRGVTGVSGGARSTAAHLALADDLFRLVGTVVELPESQIDALSTISGSGPAYVFLLIEEFTRAAQAMGFDENVARLLAEQTFIGATALLEASGEDPEELRHRVTSPKGTTEQAVGVLQGAELSALFTRAAEAALARARELASGG; this comes from the coding sequence ATGAGTGCACCTGGCAGCCTTCCCCCGATCGCGATCATCGGCACCGGTTCGATGGGCGGTGCGATCCTGGCCGGCCTGCGGGCGGGCGCGCCCGACGTTCGCGTGCGGGTGACCACCCGGTCGGAGGCTTCGGCGGCGGCCCTCCGCGCCGACGGAGTCGAGGCGCGCGCCGTCGAGCACGACAGCGACGCGAACGCATGGGCGGTCTCCGGTGCCGGAGTCGTGGTGCTCGGGGTGAAACCGGCGCAGATCGTCGCGGTGCTCGGGGAGCTCGCGCCGACGCTCGACCCGGCGGCGCTCGTGGTGAGCGTCGCGGCGGGCATCACGACCACGGCCATGGAGGCCGCGGCGCCCAACCCGGTAGTGCGGGCCATGCCGAACACGCCGTCCCTGGTGGGTCGGGGGGTGACGGGGGTCAGCGGGGGAGCCCGCTCGACGGCCGCGCACCTGGCGCTTGCCGACGACCTGTTCCGCCTCGTGGGGACGGTGGTCGAGCTGCCCGAGTCGCAGATCGACGCGCTGTCGACCATCTCGGGGTCGGGCCCGGCCTACGTGTTCCTGCTGATCGAGGAGTTCACCCGCGCTGCGCAGGCGATGGGGTTCGACGAAAACGTGGCGAGGCTCTTGGCGGAGCAGACGTTCATCGGCGCTACGGCGCTGCTGGAGGCGTCGGGGGAGGATCCCGAGGAACTGCGCCACCGCGTCACGAGCCCGAAGGGCACGACCGAGCAGGCGGTGGGCGTGCTGCAGGGCGCCGAGCTGAGCGCGCTATTCACCCGCGCGGCCGAGGCGGCACTCGCCCGCGCCCGCGAGCTCGCCTCCGGCGGCTAG
- a CDS encoding nucleoside deaminase, translating to MTAVSDADLAAMREALAEARDALATGDVPVGAVVVDARGQIIGRGRNEREALGDPTAHAEVIALREAARATGDWQLTGCTLVVTLEPCVLCAGAILAARIPRVVFGAYDDKAGAAGGVVDLLRERRLPFRVNEVVGGVMADDAATLLREFFNTRR from the coding sequence ATGACCGCGGTGTCCGACGCCGACCTGGCCGCGATGCGTGAGGCGCTCGCGGAGGCACGCGACGCGCTCGCGACCGGCGACGTTCCGGTGGGCGCCGTCGTCGTCGACGCTCGGGGTCAGATCATCGGCCGAGGACGCAACGAACGCGAGGCGTTGGGCGATCCGACCGCGCACGCCGAGGTGATCGCCCTCCGTGAGGCGGCGCGCGCCACGGGCGACTGGCAACTGACTGGATGCACGCTCGTCGTCACCCTCGAACCGTGCGTTCTCTGCGCGGGCGCCATCCTCGCCGCGCGGATTCCGCGGGTTGTGTTCGGCGCGTACGACGACAAGGCCGGCGCCGCGGGCGGGGTCGTCGACCTGCTCCGCGAACGCCGGCTGCCGTTTCGCGTCAACGAGGTCGTCGGCGGTGTCATGGCCGACGACGCGGCGACGCTGTTGCGCGAGTTTTTCAATACGCGGCGCTGA
- a CDS encoding metal ABC transporter substrate-binding protein has protein sequence MPKNLRGMLAVATAALVALAAGCAPTGPSGGDDPRASDDPASERPLVLTTFTVIADMVREVAGDRVEVRSVTRPGAEIHGYEPTPGDLRQARGADLVIENGLGLEAWFAQFIADVDAPSVTLSDGLDPVSIAGTDEANPHAWMSPVAGQHYVERIAAALAELDPAGADHYAERAADYSAELDAVASELAASIERVPTTERVLVSCEGAFSYLARDLGLDEAYLWPVNADQQATPQRVAAVIDTVREREVPAVFCESTVSADAMLQVAADTGARFGGTLYVDSLSDPDGPVPSYLALLRHAAETIATGLTS, from the coding sequence ATGCCGAAAAATCTGCGCGGGATGCTCGCGGTCGCGACCGCGGCGCTCGTCGCGCTCGCGGCGGGGTGCGCGCCGACGGGGCCGTCCGGCGGTGACGATCCCCGCGCATCCGACGACCCGGCGTCCGAACGCCCGCTCGTGCTGACCACCTTCACGGTGATCGCCGACATGGTGCGCGAGGTCGCCGGCGACCGCGTCGAGGTGCGCTCGGTGACCCGCCCCGGCGCCGAGATTCACGGCTACGAGCCGACCCCGGGCGACCTGCGTCAGGCGCGCGGCGCCGACCTCGTCATCGAAAACGGCCTCGGCCTTGAGGCGTGGTTTGCGCAGTTCATCGCCGACGTCGACGCCCCGAGCGTCACTCTCAGCGACGGCCTCGACCCCGTGTCGATCGCCGGCACCGATGAGGCGAACCCGCACGCCTGGATGTCGCCGGTTGCCGGGCAGCACTACGTCGAGCGGATCGCCGCCGCCCTCGCCGAGCTCGACCCCGCGGGCGCCGACCACTACGCCGAGCGCGCCGCCGACTATTCAGCCGAACTCGACGCCGTCGCCTCAGAGCTTGCAGCCTCGATCGAGCGCGTGCCCACCACCGAGCGCGTGCTCGTCAGCTGCGAGGGAGCCTTCTCGTACCTCGCCCGCGACCTCGGACTCGACGAGGCCTACCTGTGGCCCGTCAACGCCGACCAGCAGGCCACGCCGCAGCGCGTCGCCGCCGTGATCGACACGGTGCGCGAGCGCGAGGTGCCCGCGGTCTTCTGCGAGTCGACCGTGTCGGCCGACGCGATGCTGCAGGTCGCCGCCGACACGGGCGCGCGGTTCGGCGGCACCCTCTACGTCGACTCCCTCTCCGACCCCGACGGTCCCGTGCCCAGCTACCTCGCCCTGCTGCGCCACGCGGCCGAGACGATCGCGACGGGGCTGACCTCGTGA
- a CDS encoding EamA family transporter: MSPAAPPRVPATALAVGAIVSVQFGNAIAGSTFSEVGSLGAATLRLVFAAIILMAVIRPQVRGWSRRTWGGVVLLGLGLGGMNSLMYLSIDRIPIGIAVTVELLGPLAVAVAGTRRARDLVWVALAALGVVMLGFDPDATLAVDGIVFAAIAAIFWALYIVSSSRLGSVGPGRHPPRGVDALAVAMVVAALLVTPFGAAQATSAIVSNPTVIAVFLGIAVMTSAVPYALEFVALKTMSTRVFGILSSLAPAAAALAGLLVLGQVLTVLQVVAVGAVIVASVGAVAGARPPRGGPEPLTEPGVVPPPG, encoded by the coding sequence GTGAGCCCCGCCGCCCCACCGCGCGTCCCCGCCACCGCGCTTGCCGTCGGGGCCATCGTCTCGGTCCAATTTGGTAACGCGATCGCTGGCAGCACCTTCAGCGAGGTGGGCAGTCTCGGGGCCGCGACGTTGCGGCTCGTCTTCGCCGCGATCATCCTCATGGCCGTGATTCGGCCGCAGGTCCGCGGCTGGTCGCGGCGCACCTGGGGCGGGGTGGTCCTGCTCGGCCTCGGTCTCGGCGGCATGAACTCCCTCATGTACCTGTCGATCGACCGCATCCCGATCGGCATCGCCGTCACCGTCGAACTGCTCGGCCCGTTGGCCGTCGCCGTCGCCGGCACGCGCCGAGCACGTGACCTCGTGTGGGTCGCGCTCGCCGCGCTGGGCGTCGTCATGCTCGGCTTCGACCCCGACGCGACGCTCGCCGTCGACGGCATCGTCTTTGCGGCGATCGCCGCCATCTTCTGGGCGCTCTACATCGTCTCGTCGTCGCGTCTCGGCAGCGTCGGACCGGGTCGTCATCCGCCGCGCGGGGTCGACGCCCTCGCCGTCGCCATGGTCGTCGCGGCGCTCCTCGTCACGCCGTTCGGCGCCGCGCAGGCTACCAGCGCCATCGTCAGCAACCCGACCGTGATCGCCGTCTTTCTCGGCATCGCCGTCATGACCTCAGCCGTGCCCTACGCGCTCGAATTCGTCGCCTTGAAGACGATGTCGACCCGGGTCTTCGGCATCCTGTCGAGCCTTGCGCCCGCAGCGGCGGCCCTTGCGGGGCTGCTCGTGCTCGGTCAGGTGCTGACCGTGCTACAGGTCGTCGCCGTCGGAGCAGTCATCGTCGCCAGTGTCGGCGCTGTCGCCGGCGCCCGGCCGCCGCGCGGCGGCCCGGAACCGCTCACCGAGCCGGGGGTCGTCCCCCCGCCCGGCTGA
- a CDS encoding potassium channel family protein: MVERIRRDAPVLVIGLGRFGAATAGQLQRQGREVLGVDEDHVLVQKWADRITHTVQADARSIDALQQIGAQDFSIAVVATGSSIESSVLITANLVDLKVPQIWAKAISQSHGKILARIGANHVIYPEREAGERVAHLVSGRMIDFIEFDDDFVMVKMYPPKAIRGLSLTDSQVRTKYNITVVGVKSPGKPFTYATEQTVVSNHDLIICSGTERDIDRFASLDD, encoded by the coding sequence TTGGTTGAACGCATTCGGCGCGACGCCCCCGTTCTCGTCATCGGACTGGGGCGCTTCGGCGCCGCGACCGCCGGACAACTGCAGCGCCAGGGCCGCGAAGTGTTGGGCGTCGACGAAGACCACGTGCTCGTGCAAAAGTGGGCCGATCGCATCACCCACACGGTGCAGGCGGATGCGCGGTCGATCGACGCGTTGCAGCAGATCGGCGCGCAAGACTTCTCGATCGCGGTCGTCGCGACCGGTTCGTCGATCGAGTCGAGCGTTCTCATCACGGCAAACCTGGTCGACCTGAAGGTGCCGCAGATTTGGGCGAAGGCGATCAGCCAGTCGCACGGCAAGATCTTGGCCCGCATCGGGGCGAACCACGTCATCTACCCCGAGCGCGAGGCCGGCGAGCGAGTTGCGCACCTGGTCTCGGGGCGCATGATCGACTTCATCGAGTTCGACGACGACTTCGTGATGGTGAAGATGTACCCGCCGAAGGCGATTCGCGGGCTGTCACTGACCGACTCGCAGGTGCGCACGAAATACAACATCACCGTGGTCGGCGTGAAGAGCCCCGGCAAGCCGTTCACCTATGCCACCGAGCAGACGGTGGTGTCAAACCACGACCTCATCATCTGCTCGGGCACCGAGCGCGACATTGACCGTTTCGCCTCGCTCGACGACTGA
- a CDS encoding metal ABC transporter permease, with protein MTWLDLLLEPFTYEFMLRALAATTIAAVVCAVLSCWLVLIGWSLMGDAVAHAVLPGVVLAYLLGAPFAIGALVFGLLAVLLIGIVRDTSRIKEDAAIGIVFTSLFALGIVLVSITPSQIDLGHIVFGNILGVGPTDLLQIAIIGAIALTLLIVKRRDLTLFAFDPAHAHSIGLSPRRLSALLLGLLALTAVVGLQIVGVVLVVALLIIPGATARLLTDRIQRMLVIAPLIAAASSLVGVATSYYLDVASGGAVVVVNAIVFFTVYLLHPTRGLAARIRRPLTSAA; from the coding sequence ATGACGTGGCTCGACCTCCTCCTCGAACCGTTCACCTACGAGTTCATGCTGCGCGCCCTCGCCGCCACGACCATCGCCGCCGTCGTGTGCGCGGTGCTGAGCTGCTGGCTCGTGCTGATCGGCTGGTCGCTCATGGGTGACGCCGTCGCGCACGCCGTGCTGCCCGGGGTCGTGCTCGCCTACCTCCTCGGCGCGCCCTTCGCGATCGGCGCCCTCGTCTTCGGCCTGCTCGCCGTGCTGCTCATCGGCATCGTGCGCGACACCTCCCGCATCAAAGAGGATGCCGCGATCGGCATCGTCTTCACGAGCCTGTTTGCGCTCGGCATCGTCCTCGTCTCGATCACGCCCAGCCAGATCGACCTTGGCCACATCGTGTTCGGCAACATCCTCGGCGTGGGCCCGACCGACCTGCTGCAGATCGCCATCATCGGCGCCATCGCCCTCACCCTGCTCATCGTCAAGCGCCGCGACCTGACGCTCTTCGCCTTCGACCCGGCGCACGCCCATTCGATCGGGCTCTCGCCGCGCCGCCTATCGGCCCTGCTCTTAGGGCTCCTCGCCCTCACCGCCGTCGTCGGCCTACAGATCGTCGGCGTCGTGCTCGTCGTCGCACTGCTCATCATCCCCGGAGCCACCGCGCGCCTACTCACCGACCGCATTCAGAGGATGCTCGTCATCGCCCCGCTCATCGCCGCCGCTTCCAGCCTGGTCGGCGTCGCCACCAGCTACTACCTCGACGTCGCCTCCGGCGGCGCCGTCGTTGTCGTCAACGCGATCGTGTTCTTCACCGTCTACCTGCTGCACCCGACGAGGGGTCTTGCCGCGCGCATCCGCCGGCCCCTAACGTCAGCGGCATGA
- a CDS encoding carbohydrate kinase family protein, producing the protein MSDAAPRILVVGDVINDIVVLPSQPLRADTDTPSTVIATPGGSAANTAAWIGWHGAPVDFVGLVGAGDAEHHRRIFRDAGVTPHLHESTTRGTGTIVIIAEGEQRTMLTDRGANDELDPASVTDELLAGASMLHLTGYGLVNAFTAADVARLIARAREHGVKVSLDPGSVGFISDYGPQEFRRAVSGVDLLLPNLAEARLLIGQPDATPTHAALVLLDVAPLVMLTDGARGVLIAEQSGAVHELAVDAVPVVDPTGAGDAFGAGVLVALASGQDVRAAAAQGMRAAAIAVSRAGGRPPAR; encoded by the coding sequence GTGAGCGACGCGGCCCCGCGCATCCTTGTTGTTGGTGACGTCATCAACGACATCGTCGTGCTGCCGTCGCAGCCACTGCGTGCCGACACCGACACACCGTCCACGGTGATCGCGACGCCCGGGGGGTCGGCGGCGAACACGGCGGCCTGGATCGGCTGGCACGGCGCCCCTGTCGACTTCGTCGGCCTGGTTGGAGCGGGAGACGCCGAGCACCATCGGCGCATCTTCCGCGACGCGGGGGTCACGCCGCACCTTCACGAGTCCACGACGCGCGGCACCGGCACGATCGTGATCATCGCCGAGGGCGAGCAGCGCACGATGCTCACCGATCGCGGTGCGAACGACGAGCTCGACCCCGCGTCGGTGACCGACGAGCTGTTGGCAGGGGCGAGCATGCTGCACCTGACCGGATACGGGCTCGTGAACGCGTTCACGGCCGCCGACGTGGCTCGCTTGATCGCCCGCGCCCGCGAGCACGGGGTGAAGGTCTCGCTCGACCCGGGGTCGGTGGGTTTCATCAGTGACTACGGGCCACAAGAGTTTCGTCGGGCGGTGAGCGGCGTCGATCTGCTGCTGCCGAATCTCGCCGAGGCGCGGCTGCTGATCGGGCAGCCGGACGCCACGCCGACCCACGCCGCTCTCGTGCTGCTCGACGTCGCCCCGCTGGTCATGCTGACCGACGGCGCACGCGGTGTGCTCATCGCCGAACAGTCGGGTGCCGTGCATGAACTCGCCGTCGACGCGGTTCCCGTCGTTGACCCGACGGGCGCGGGCGACGCGTTCGGTGCGGGCGTACTCGTGGCGCTCGCGAGCGGGCAGGACGTGCGGGCCGCCGCGGCCCAGGGCATGCGGGCGGCCGCGATCGCCGTCAGCCGGGCGGGGGGACGACCCCCGGCTCGGTGA
- a CDS encoding winged helix-turn-helix domain-containing protein has protein sequence MTFSPTPPTSGPAATAPGVNPQRRAAAAPPQTEPRGFVLYVGLDEKKAAAAGIDLGRLVTELKRVTSQLAPAAETHAAVALAPVGAGGRDLEVVRLAMQDPAALSRYRGESEKTPVDEGVIVDISRKRVVLDGETAQLTYKEFELLQYFVLREGRTIDRNELISALWAEGVEHEGEVPNERTIDVHVRRLRAKLGAYEEIVRTVRGAGYRFDRHADVTVRYASTPSPDTF, from the coding sequence ATGACCTTTTCGCCCACTCCCCCCACGTCTGGCCCCGCCGCGACCGCGCCCGGGGTCAACCCGCAGCGTCGTGCCGCCGCCGCGCCGCCGCAGACCGAGCCCCGCGGCTTCGTGCTCTACGTCGGCCTCGACGAGAAGAAGGCCGCGGCCGCCGGCATCGACCTCGGCCGCCTCGTGACCGAGCTGAAGAGGGTGACGAGTCAGCTTGCGCCCGCCGCCGAGACGCACGCCGCCGTCGCCCTCGCCCCCGTCGGCGCGGGCGGGCGCGACCTCGAGGTGGTGCGCCTGGCCATGCAAGACCCGGCCGCACTGTCGCGCTACCGCGGCGAGAGCGAGAAGACGCCCGTCGACGAGGGCGTCATCGTCGACATCTCACGCAAGCGCGTCGTGCTCGACGGTGAGACCGCGCAGCTCACCTACAAGGAGTTCGAGCTGCTGCAGTACTTCGTGCTGCGCGAGGGCCGCACGATCGACCGCAACGAGCTCATTTCAGCCCTCTGGGCCGAGGGCGTCGAGCACGAGGGAGAGGTGCCGAACGAGCGCACCATCGACGTGCACGTGCGGCGACTGCGGGCGAAGCTCGGGGCGTACGAAGAGATCGTGCGCACGGTGCGCGGGGCCGGGTATCGCTTCGACCGGCACGCCGACGTGACGGTGCGCTACGCGTCGACGCCGTCGCCCGACACGTTCTGA
- a CDS encoding MarR family winged helix-turn-helix transcriptional regulator, with protein MAEKSLAVDAWEALFRAQVSVLRQLSAEFPTTEISFTEYDVLFNLSRAPERSLRIRDLIPHLLLSQPSVSRLLERLATRGLVTKQTDPTDARGTIVTLTDEGHTLFRRVAVAHADSISRRVGGSLDADELAQLTALCRKLRDGAS; from the coding sequence ATGGCGGAGAAGTCGCTCGCAGTGGACGCATGGGAGGCGCTGTTTCGCGCCCAGGTGTCGGTGCTGCGCCAGCTGAGCGCAGAGTTCCCGACGACCGAGATCTCGTTCACCGAATACGACGTGCTCTTCAACCTGAGCCGGGCACCCGAGCGCAGCCTGCGCATCCGCGATCTGATTCCGCACCTGCTGCTCAGCCAGCCGAGCGTGAGCCGCCTGCTCGAGCGCCTCGCCACTCGCGGACTCGTCACGAAGCAGACCGACCCCACCGATGCCCGCGGCACCATCGTCACCCTCACCGACGAGGGGCACACGCTGTTCCGGCGGGTCGCCGTCGCGCACGCCGACTCCATCTCGCGCCGGGTCGGCGGATCGCTCGACGCCGACGAGCTCGCACAGCTGACCGCGCTGTGCCGGAAGCTGCGCGACGGGGCGAGCTGA
- a CDS encoding DUF1003 domain-containing protein — translation MTRPLTNWHTRTTRDRTTGQRAADILRNGMGSWPFVFSFLGLMVVWAYLQGAILLIAAKRQDAISASLAQHDYDTNVAAEREIQELIEINRRQLELLERLVAERDGGTRQNVSGDGVDA, via the coding sequence ATGACGCGACCTCTCACCAACTGGCACACCCGCACCACCCGCGACCGCACGACCGGTCAGCGGGCGGCCGACATCCTGCGCAACGGCATGGGGAGCTGGCCGTTCGTGTTCTCGTTCCTCGGGCTGATGGTCGTCTGGGCCTACCTGCAGGGCGCGATCCTCCTCATCGCCGCCAAGCGGCAAGACGCGATCTCGGCGTCACTCGCCCAACACGACTACGACACCAACGTCGCTGCCGAGCGCGAGATTCAGGAGTTGATCGAGATCAATCGGCGGCAGCTCGAACTGCTCGAACGCCTCGTCGCCGAACGCGACGGGGGCACCCGTCAGAACGTGTCGGGCGACGGCGTCGACGCGTAG